The Streptomyces sp. NBC_01268 genome window below encodes:
- a CDS encoding serine hydrolase domain-containing protein produces the protein MNTTPGTPRIERLLQDGVRSLAFPGAVWAVGDAGGTTAGGAVGLLDPARPDEPTRPDTLFDLASLTKVIAVWPVVGTLVEAGKLHLHTPLGAFWPEVAGHPLASVTPHQLLTHTAGLPLRANLRHLYGTDPQDVRDGVLREELRRRPGEAVEYTDRAALVLGYLAEHLTGRPLRELAADRIWGPLGMTETHYGPLPAAVAARCAPTEYDEETGTRLKGTVHDFSSRLLGGACGIAGAFSTAEDLGRFLAHVLGASAAPIGPSGPPGPSGPSGPSRPSSPFGPSGPSGPSGPFGAGWVAESLRIRTGELAPPRGLFWHVAPGTGVREDVWTHTGFTGTGMWVSPARGRWAVLLTNKLYFTRETGPVTTVRDAFRAAVFSAT, from the coding sequence GTGAACACGACGCCCGGGACTCCCCGTATCGAGCGGCTCCTCCAGGACGGGGTCCGCTCCCTCGCCTTCCCCGGAGCCGTCTGGGCCGTCGGTGACGCCGGCGGGACGACGGCGGGCGGGGCCGTCGGGCTGCTCGATCCCGCGCGGCCCGACGAGCCCACGCGGCCCGACACCCTCTTCGACCTGGCCAGTCTCACGAAGGTGATCGCCGTGTGGCCGGTGGTGGGCACGCTGGTCGAGGCCGGGAAGCTGCACCTGCACACGCCGCTCGGCGCGTTCTGGCCGGAGGTCGCCGGGCACCCGCTGGCCTCGGTCACCCCGCACCAGCTCCTCACGCACACGGCGGGGCTGCCGCTGCGGGCCAACCTGCGCCATCTGTACGGCACCGACCCCCAGGACGTACGGGACGGGGTGCTGCGCGAGGAGCTGCGGCGGCGGCCCGGCGAGGCCGTCGAGTACACGGACCGCGCGGCGCTCGTGCTCGGCTACCTCGCCGAGCACCTGACCGGGCGGCCGCTGCGGGAGCTGGCCGCCGACCGGATCTGGGGGCCGCTCGGCATGACGGAGACGCACTACGGGCCGCTGCCGGCGGCCGTGGCCGCGCGCTGTGCGCCGACGGAGTACGACGAGGAGACCGGCACCCGTCTGAAGGGCACCGTGCACGACTTCTCCAGCCGGCTGCTGGGAGGCGCGTGCGGGATAGCGGGCGCCTTCTCGACGGCGGAGGACCTGGGGCGATTCCTCGCGCACGTCCTGGGCGCGTCTGCCGCACCCATCGGTCCGTCCGGCCCGCCGGGTCCGTCCGGTCCGTCCGGTCCGTCCCGTCCCTCAAGCCCATTCGGTCCATCCGGTCCATCCGGTCCATCCGGTCCGTTCGGGGCCGGCTGGGTCGCGGAGTCGCTTCGTATCCGTACCGGTGAACTCGCCCCGCCGCGCGGTCTGTTCTGGCACGTCGCGCCGGGTACGGGGGTGCGGGAGGACGTCTGGACGCACACGGGCTTCACGGGCACCGGCATGTGGGTCAGCCCCGCGCGGGGGCGCTGGGCGGTGCTGCTCACCAACAAGCTCTACTTCACCCGGGAGACAGGCCCGGTGACGACGGTGCGCGACGCGTTCCGGGCAGCGGTCTTTTCGGCCACGTGA
- a CDS encoding bestrophin-like domain translates to MAVKDLVGPLLTLTVLLLAFVLVTANGSYGKAEVASRGEARALDQLVETAEYAPVLQRSRIQADAVCYARAVRVQEWPAMARSSTRPGARSGRASC, encoded by the coding sequence ATGGCCGTCAAGGACCTCGTCGGCCCGCTGCTGACGCTGACCGTGCTGCTGCTCGCCTTCGTCCTCGTCACCGCCAACGGCTCGTACGGCAAGGCCGAGGTCGCCTCGCGGGGCGAGGCCCGCGCCCTGGACCAGCTCGTGGAGACTGCCGAGTACGCGCCGGTCCTCCAGCGGTCCAGGATCCAGGCCGACGCGGTCTGTTACGCCCGTGCCGTACGGGTCCAGGAGTGGCCGGCGATGGCTCGGAGTTCGACCCGGCCCGGCGCAAGGAGCGGGCGCGCTTCCTGCTGA